The genomic region ATGATGCCCGTGTATAGGTGCACCTGTCAGATACATGATGTACAGCTACATGCAGCGGGTTGAAAAACATTGTCAAGCAACCTCTTATGTCTGGGAAGCATCCGTTTCACACTTGGGCTTTTAAACTTTGCCATTAAAAGACTGCTATTTCGTACAAAGAGCAGCCTCAGCGTGGGAACAGATGGTACTTTACCTCAGTAGGGCCCTTGTAGTCCATATGAAGCCAGAGCCACAGGTGGCCAAGGTTTGAAAGCATCTTTTCGACCATCCTCTGTAGCTTTGCTATAACAACTGGAATTTGTTAGATGAAGACACCTGCCACAGTACAGGATGcaggctggtgaggggctgcTCTCATGTGCTTGAGGCAGGACCACAAACCGTGCTTGAAGGGGGTAATTAATGGAAAAGAAGCTGCTTACTCAGGGACCCAAGGTAGCGCATCTTTCTTCAGGATGCTGGTAGCTAGAGAAACATGCTTTTAAAGTCGATCCTGCAGCTATATAAACCAGCAAGGAAGCTTTTCATTTCAGCCTTTTTGTTACAGAAGCGTGTATTGCCtttacatttatatattttggaaagaaaactacATACAGCACTAGACTTTATCCATTtgatcttttattaaaaaaaggtaaCATACAGATATCTTGTCCCAGATACTTGTGTATGAAAGGAAGCAAGGTAAAGAGAGACTGCAATAGCCTCTAGAGTGGTTTTATTTGTTCTAGTGCTACAGATGATGTGGCGAGGTAATTGCTACCATAGCTTTTTACCATGCTTGAACAGCTGTGATGTTTATTAGAAATAAGTCCACACCCAAAAAGTAGCATCTTAACAAAACTGGCTGCATTTTCTTAACTGATATACAAAGTTCTGCTTAAAAGGCTATGTTTAAGAGCATTGCATAATGATTTAATGGCAGCTACAATGACAACTTTAATACCAGTAATATTAACAGCCCAAACTTCCCAAAGCTtgtcttaatgttttaatactCGAAGCCCGAGTTGTGGTTATCTAACTCCtctaaaattaatataaaatggAGCAATTTACaactttaaaattttctttggctttcacATCTGCTGTGAATCCagaattttcagtctttttgtttggctttattCCCTTCcaatacatttctttttcttttacacttTGGAGGCTGgaaatcttaatttttattctacATGCCAAACGCAATAACATGATCTGGAGTACAGATAAGAAGTCTCAATTCTGTAAACAGTCATAGTGTTACAAATTCCTAAACTCTAAAACTTTGCATCAGTCTTTCTGGGTGATGTcttgggttttgtcttttttttttaaaaaaaattatttatttatttttaggttAGTAGATGGGCCAATTACCAAACTGATGTTGCTCACCTAAATCAGTTTTTGTCTGTAATTAAAAACACCTGATAGCAGAATTGCCAAGTGAGGTATATAGCAAATAACCCTAAAAGACATGGTGAGCTTGCTGCAAATTAATTgatttagtcttttttttgtaaattccAGCTTCTCGTggcttgaatttttaaaatgctgaacaaTCCACTACTGAAACATGATGCTATTAGCGAAGGTCCTGTAGGCTCAGTTTCACTTATCACATTGTGCACattgttttcataaaaatacaaaaagaaaaaaatattctacactggaaaggaagatttttttaaaatctggtaTTTATACACCATGCTTTGCAAGTAAGATTTGTTTAGCAGTCTGATGATAGCATTACAAAGTTTTGTGTGTTGAAGCCAACTAGCCAGCTGCCCATGTTAGTTTACATGGTGCTTTGGTTTTAACCTTGATTTCTTGTTTATTGAAAGGGTATAGTAGAATGCCATTACTCAAAACGTACCAAAAATCAAGCcccagatttttaaaaaatactcaaGTGTCCTAAAAGTTAAAGATGCTTGTTACTTAATAATGAGGATGATAATGAATTCTGTCATGCTTATTCAACACTGACCTGTACTTCTGGGCAGCTAAGATGCTACATTTTTAGACCAGATGGAGTTGTTTTCATAAGCAAAGCAACTTTCTGCAGTAATGTCTGCACAATAGTGGTCTGATGAGCTTGCTGGACCCCTTTAGACAAAAAGAAGTGTCACTGCCAATTATTCTATATATGCAACCCTGACACCCGTGTGATGCTGGGTATGCTTGGTGGGGGTCACCTGAGCCTTCCTGCCTCCAGGTCAAGTGTTGCAGGGGATTGGTTTCCCCgtggtggtggtgctgctgtGCCTGGACTTTCCCTTTTGCACAGACAGGCTGGACAGCCTGTACTCTTGATGCAGGGGATCAAAGAGCAGCATGAAGTTAGCGTGTAGGTTTTTCAATTCCAATTTTGGCAAAATCTAGCTGGTCTTTCCATTCATTACATGGATCACGGCAGGTGAATGGTCCCTTCAGGTGAATTATTCTGCAAAGTacctttaaaatttcttttatttccttaattttctgtaatttctttcaGTTAATGATAATCAATACCCACCTTCCTCCATCTTTTTTTCGCATTACTTGgcaagcattttcctttttacaggTGGAGTGTTTTCTCTCAAAGCTGGATGCATCTGGCAGGAGTTTTGACTATAAGCACATCACACCCTTCATCAGAGGAGGCTGTTGACTTCCAGAGGTGCTGTGCCTCCATGTTGCCTTCTCCCAGGCATGTCTAGGGCTCAGATCCTTTTGCCATTTTAGACATTAGGTAGGATTGATTTGAAAATTTCCATGGAATATGCTTCATTCAGCACAAACCCAGAAAGGCACTTCTGGGGAATAAGCTATTGTGGCATACTGCTTCCTCACCTCTCCTCAAATCACAAACAACTGGGCTTAGCACACACATGGTCagcacaaaaatgtattttcctttttatgtgtATGTACCATTTATGCAACTTCTAGTCAATACTCAACACTATCAAACCTTAGAGTCTCGCCTTCGTGCTCAGCATAGCTGTTCGCCAGCGGTGGCCCATACCGATAGGTCTCCACGCTTTCAGTTGGTTCAGACTTTGTGGGGACTGTGTCATGCTGGTAGAGCAATGCTGACTTCATCATCCCAAAATCCTCCTGAATCTTCATCCCAGAATAGATAGCACCTGTGACATTTTCTGCCATGTGTGTGTAGCTCTGAAGATTTTTCATACTGCAGAGGTTGTCACTGTATTTCAGTGTGGATGGCTTGTAGGCCTGGTAGGACACCTTGGTGGTGGTTGTGATGACTGTTTGCAGTGGTGGGGCTATTGGAGAGGGGCTGGGACCATACCTGCAGGGGTAGTCTCCACCACAGTAAGGGTGGGTAGCGCTTGTTTGCATCTGTCCATAGTCACTCTGGTCTCCGCTGCCAGTTTTCCCCCAAGCTGGTTTCAGTCCATAAGGTCTGCCAGGGTTGTCAAAACTCATATCATGGGAAGTCACAGCATTGTAGTGAGATCCATTTAAACCAAGGGGGTCGGCATCAATGGCAGGACTTGTAAGATCTTTATAAAATGCTGGGTAAGGGCTGGTGCTTATAAAAGTAGGAACTCCAAACTCATAGCTGCATGGCCTGGGCATGTAGATCCTTGGATTGGGACACTTTGGATATGGAGATAACTGATCCTCTTGGAAGTTGGCTGAATCATAAGATGCTTTGTAGAGGTCAGCATTTTGCAGTGGAGGGTAAGACTGGGCTGGAATTGAAAAATTGGTGTCCGTGATGATACCAACCCTTTCTGGGCTGTCCATGCAGGGCAGATTCTGTAGGCTATTGGTGTAACCACTGCTGTCATGGTACCTTCCTGCCTGACAAGGACAAGTAGATCTTTGAGATTCGGAAACTGATACTGTCCATACAAATTGTGCCTCAACACTCGTGACATTGCTCATTTCAGCCTCAAATGAAGAGATGCAATGTGGTGTAAAACTTTGTTTTGCCCTGGGATCCCTAGTATGTGCTTATAAAACCTTCTTAATTGACTAAAAAAGATTCTTGACTTACCTCtgagcttagaggtctcttTTTCTGGGAATGGTGAGAAAAGGACATTTGCTTCTTAATTGCACTTCGCCTTGCCTCTGCCTCCAGTTTGCTTTCTGGCCTGGGGTGGTCATGGACTCCTTTAGCCTAAATTAGGTTTTACAATCAATTAGATGTGAACTAGAAGGGgacaagagaacagaaaatccAATAGTAGAGTGAGAGGTAGCCACAGCATGATCTGTGTTTTGAGACAagagaaaggggaggagaaattAAACAACGAGAAGgtgttaaatttaaaaataaataaaataaataatgatttaCAGGTggctagaagaaaaagaagtgaggGAGAAGTCGGTAAGGACTACAGAGTTGCAAGGCTGGATGATGAAGGAGCA from Phaenicophaeus curvirostris isolate KB17595 chromosome 3, BPBGC_Pcur_1.0, whole genome shotgun sequence harbors:
- the GCM2 gene encoding chorion-specific transcription factor GCMb, translated to MKLTWDINDPKLPQEPKHFDAFQEWPDGYVRFIYSSEEKNAQRHLSGWAMRNTNNHNCQILKKSCLGVVVCARSCTLPGGARLQLRPAICDKARQKQQKKACPNCNSALELIPCRGHSGYPVTNFWRLEGKAIFFQAKGVHDHPRPESKLEAEARRSAIKKQMSFSHHSQKKRPLSSEAGRYHDSSGYTNSLQNLPCMDSPERVGIITDTNFSIPAQSYPPLQNADLYKASYDSANFQEDQLSPYPKCPNPRIYMPRPCSYEFGVPTFISTSPYPAFYKDLTSPAIDADPLGLNGSHYNAVTSHDMSFDNPGRPYGLKPAWGKTGSGDQSDYGQMQTSATHPYCGGDYPCRYGPSPSPIAPPLQTVITTTTKVSYQAYKPSTLKYSDNLCSMKNLQSYTHMAENVTGAIYSGMKIQEDFGMMKSALLYQHDTVPTKSEPTESVETYRYGPPLANSYAEHEGETLRFDSVEY